One stretch of Ipomoea triloba cultivar NCNSP0323 chromosome 8, ASM357664v1 DNA includes these proteins:
- the LOC116026866 gene encoding protein CutA, chloroplastic codes for MALRLSAIASSTLIRRRLPLVGAFCVLTFGLSNLSVPFSKTGCAQSLPFVPLFRSKSRAQSTSVHSVRMEASDKTVPSIVVYVTVPNKEAGKKLAESIVKEKLAACVNRVPGVESVYEWDGKIQSDSEELLIIKTRESLLEALTTHVNANHEYDVPEVIALPIVGGSPQYLEWIKNTTREK; via the exons ATGGCACTGCGACTCTCGGCCATAGCTTCATCCACACTGATACGTCGCCGTTTGCCTCTAGTCGGAGCCTTCTGTGTGCTAACTTTCGGCCTCTCCAATCTCTCTGTCCCTTTCTCCAAAACGGGTTGTGCTCAGTCCCTCCCATTCGTCCCTCTCTTCAG ATCAAAATCTCGTGCACAGAGTACAAGTGTTCATAGTGTGAGAATGGAAGCTAGCGATAAGACTGTGCCCAGTATCGTAGTCTATGTTACTGTTCCTAACAAAGAAGCTG GTAAGAAATTGGCTGAAAGCATAGTCAAGGAAAAACTTGCGGCATGTGTTAATCGAGTTCCAG GTGTCGAGTCAGTTTATGAGTGGGATGGAAAG ATACAGAGCGATTCTGAAGAGCTGCTTATTATCAAAACTCGGGAATCTCTCTTGGAAGCTCTCACCACACATGTGAATGCCAACCATGAATACGA TGTTCCTGAAGTGATTGCCTTGCCCATAGTTGGTGGCAGCCCCCAGTACCTGGAATGGATCAAGAACACTACAAGAGAGAAATGA
- the LOC116027459 gene encoding uncharacterized protein LOC116027459 isoform X2, with translation MMWDEWAEGIQEQKNEEEYEYDAQEQRQDREEGSSSSSSSSNLNFDFLSLVSQPKKWHPDKLKGQDTATSRFQEINEAYQVLSDPLKRQEYDKTAVLRAYDYNIVEYLDRYKGLILTCNGLGMKHTIW, from the exons ATGATGTGGGATGAATGGGCAGAAGGTATCCAGGAACAGAAAAACGAAGAAGAGTACGAATACGATGCTCAAGAACAACGGCAAGACAGGGAGGAAGGCTCTTCTTCCTCATCCTCTTCCTCTAACCTCAACTTCGATTTCTTATCTCTTGTTTCTCAGCctaag AAATGGCACCCGGATAAGCTAAAAGGCCAGGACACTGCTACTTCAAGGTTTCAGGAAATAAACGAGGCATACCAAG TTTTAAGTGATCCACTGAAGCGTCAAGAATATGACAAGACAGCAGTATTACGTGCCTATGACTACAATATAGTG GAATATCTTGACCGGTATAAGGGGCTTATTTTAACATGCAATGGTCTCGGCATGAAGCACACGATATGGTAA
- the LOC116027458 gene encoding pentatricopeptide repeat-containing protein At5g18475: MQVFTTKNRCFSSLSALSSSSFQCISHFQHTEVTSRKPDASTETSVTINEVPKKWKFISHEVAIRLIKREKDPQHALEIFNMVSAQKGFNHNSSTYAIILHKLAACRRFQMVDAVLHQMTYETCKFHEGIFINLMKHFSKFSLHEKVLEMFDAIEPIVREKPSLKAISTCLNLLVEVNQIDMAKAFLLHVQKNLHLEPNTCIFNILVKHHCMNADLEAAFEVVKEMRKSQVSYPNLITYSTLMDGLCRCGRLQEAIDLFEEMVSKDQILPDALTYNILIKWFSHGGEVDKGRKIMDFMRKNGCQPNAINYTTLMDGYRKQGRLKEAEEVFGEMKDAFKLDTVGYTAYISCLCKGGRIDEAIKLLDKMKENSCIADDVAIKVILTALCRECRLDEALSLLGKLSNDGVYLNKECYRIVLNILCKEGELDKAMELLGRMLSKGFWPHHATSNELLTRFCEAGKAADAAIALFGLVNVGFKPEPHTWGLLIDSSCRERKLLPAFQLLDELAISTETPTSLSSLH; this comes from the coding sequence ATGCAAGTTTTCACGACTAAGAATCGATGTTTCTCCTCTTTGTCTGCATTGTCATCATCTTCATTTCAGTGTATTTCCCATTTTCAACATACTGAAGTGACCTCCCGAAAACCAGATGCCTCAACGGAAACCTCTGTCACCATCAATGAAGTGCCGAAGAAATGGAAGTTTATATCTCATGAAGTGGCAATTAGATTAATAAAGCGTGAGAAGGATCCACAGCATGCACTGGAAATTTTTAACATGGTTTCTgctcaaaagggttttaatcaCAATAGTTCCACTTATGCTATTATTCTCCACAAACTTGCTGCATGCAGAAGATTCCAGATGGTTGATGCTGTCCTCCATCAGATGACCTATGAGACTTGCAAATTTCATGAAGGTATATTCATTAACCTCATGAAGCATTTCTCTAAGTTCTCTCTTCATGAGAAGGTACTGGAAATGTTTGATGCAATTGAGCCAATTGTACGTGAGAAGCCATCTCTTAAAGCCATTAGCACATGCCTCAATCTCCTGGTTGAAGTCAACCAGATTGATATGGCAAAGGCATTTCTATTGCATGTTCAGAAAAATCTCCATTTGGAGCCTAATACATGCATTTTCAACATCCTAGTCAAGCATCATTGTATGAATGCAGATCTCGAGGCTGCCTTTGAAGTGGTTAAAGAGATGAGGAAGTCCCAAGTTTCTTATCCTAACTTGATTACTTACTCAACACTCATGGATGGCCTGTGCCGATGTGGAAGATTGCAAGAAGCAATTGACTTGTTTGAAGAAATGGTTTCAAAAGATCAAATATTGCCGGATGCTTTAACTTATAATATCCTAATAAAATGGTTTTCTCATGGAGGGGAAGTTGATAAAGGTAGGAAAATAATGGACTTCATGCGAAAAAATGGGTGCCAACCAAATGCAATTAATTACACAACCTTGATGGATGGGTATCGTAAACAAGGAAGATTAAAAGAGGCCGAGGAGGTTTTTGGTGAAATGAAGGATGCTTTTAAACTGGATACGGTTGGCTATACAGCATATATAAGTTGCTTGTGTAAGGGTGGTAGAATTGATGAAGCCATCAAGTTGCTCGACAAGATGAAAGAAAATAGTTGCATAGCTGATGATGTTGCAATTAAGGTTATACTAACAGCATTGTGCAGGGAGTGCAGGCTGGATGAAGCTTTAAGTTTACTCGGGAAGCTATCCAACGACGGTGTTTACCTTAACAAGGAATGCTACCGTATTGTTCTGAATATATTGTGCAAGGAAGGCGAACTGGACAAAGCCATGGAGTTGTTGGGCCGGATGCTGAGCAAGGGGTTTTGGCCTCACCATGCCACATCAAACGAACTATTAACTCGTTTCTGTGAAGCTGGAAAAGCAGCTGATGCAGCAATTGCATTGTTTGGACTGGTGAATGTGGGATTCAAGCCAGAGCCTCATACATGGGGCCTATTAATTGACTCGAGTTGCCGAGAGAGAAAACTATTGCCTGCATTTCAACTACTTGATGAGTTGGCTATAAGCACAGAGACCCCAACATCTTTGAGTTCTCTACACTGA
- the LOC116027459 gene encoding uncharacterized protein LOC116027459 isoform X1 — translation MMWDEWAEGIQEQKNEEEYEYDAQEQRQDREEGSSSSSSSSNLNFDFLSLVSQPKDYYRILEVDYDASEEVIRSNYIRLALKWHPDKLKGQDTATSRFQEINEAYQVLSDPLKRQEYDKTAVLRAYDYNIVEYLDRYKGLILTCNGLGMKHTIW, via the exons ATGATGTGGGATGAATGGGCAGAAGGTATCCAGGAACAGAAAAACGAAGAAGAGTACGAATACGATGCTCAAGAACAACGGCAAGACAGGGAGGAAGGCTCTTCTTCCTCATCCTCTTCCTCTAACCTCAACTTCGATTTCTTATCTCTTGTTTCTCAGCctaag GATTATTATCGGATATTGGAAGTGGACTATGATGCTTCGGAGGAGGTTATTCGATCCAATTATATTCGTCTTGCTTTG AAATGGCACCCGGATAAGCTAAAAGGCCAGGACACTGCTACTTCAAGGTTTCAGGAAATAAACGAGGCATACCAAG TTTTAAGTGATCCACTGAAGCGTCAAGAATATGACAAGACAGCAGTATTACGTGCCTATGACTACAATATAGTG GAATATCTTGACCGGTATAAGGGGCTTATTTTAACATGCAATGGTCTCGGCATGAAGCACACGATATGGTAA